From the Helicobacter pylori genome, one window contains:
- the gltX gene encoding glutamate--tRNA ligase codes for MSLIVTRFAPSPTGYLHIGGLRTAIFNYLFARANQGKFFLRIEDTDLSRNSIEAANAIVEAFKWVGLEHDGEILYQSKRFEIYKEYIQKLLDEDKAYYCYMSKDELDALREEQKARKETPRYDNRYRDFKGTPPKGIEPVVRIKVPQNEVIVFNDGVKGEVRVNTNEIDDFIIARSDGTPTYNFVVTIDDALMGITDVIRGDDHLSNTPKQIVLYKALNFKIPNFFHVPMILNEEGQKLSKRHGATNVMDYQEMGYLKEALVNFLARLGWSYQDKEIFSMQELLEWFDPKDLNSSPSCFSWHKLNWLNAHYLKNQSAQELLKLLKPFSFSDLSHLNPAQLDRLLDALKERSQTLKELALKIDEVLTAPIEYEEKVFKKLNQALVMPLLEKFKLALDKADFNDESTLENAMHQIIEEEKIKAGHFMQPLRLALLGKGGGIGLKEALFILGKTESVKRIEAFLKS; via the coding sequence ATGAGTTTGATCGTTACGCGCTTCGCTCCATCGCCCACTGGCTACCTCCACATAGGAGGCTTAAGGACAGCCATTTTCAATTATCTTTTTGCACGAGCCAATCAAGGAAAGTTTTTTTTACGCATTGAAGACACGGATTTGAGTCGTAACTCCATAGAAGCGGCTAACGCCATTGTAGAAGCTTTCAAATGGGTGGGGCTGGAACACGATGGAGAAATCCTCTATCAATCCAAACGCTTTGAAATTTATAAAGAATACATCCAAAAACTCTTAGATGAAGACAAAGCCTATTATTGTTACATGAGTAAAGATGAATTGGACGCTTTGAGAGAAGAACAAAAAGCCAGGAAAGAAACCCCACGCTATGACAATCGTTATCGTGATTTTAAAGGCACGCCTCCTAAAGGCATAGAACCTGTGGTAAGGATCAAAGTCCCCCAAAATGAGGTGATTGTTTTTAATGACGGGGTTAAAGGCGAAGTGAGAGTGAACACTAACGAAATAGACGATTTTATCATCGCCAGGAGCGATGGGACGCCCACTTATAATTTTGTGGTTACTATTGATGACGCTTTAATGGGGATTACTGATGTGATTAGAGGCGATGATCACCTTTCTAACACCCCTAAACAAATCGTTCTCTATAAGGCTTTGAATTTTAAAATCCCTAATTTTTTCCATGTGCCGATGATTTTGAATGAAGAAGGGCAAAAATTAAGCAAACGCCATGGGGCCACTAATGTGATGGACTATCAAGAAATGGGCTATCTTAAGGAAGCTTTAGTGAATTTTTTAGCGCGTTTGGGGTGGAGCTATCAAGATAAAGAGATTTTTAGCATGCAAGAATTATTGGAATGGTTTGACCCTAAAGATTTAAATTCTTCGCCCAGTTGCTTTAGCTGGCACAAGCTTAATTGGCTCAACGCTCATTATTTGAAAAACCAAAGCGCACAGGAATTATTAAAACTTTTAAAACCTTTTAGTTTTAGCGATCTTTCTCATTTAAACCCCGCTCAATTGGATCGCTTGTTGGACGCCCTCAAAGAAAGATCTCAAACCCTAAAAGAATTAGCCCTTAAAATAGATGAGGTTTTAACCGCTCCTATAGAGTATGAAGAAAAGGTTTTTAAAAAACTCAATCAAGCGCTTGTCATGCCTTTGTTAGAAAAATTTAAATTGGCGTTAGATAAAGCTGATTTCAACGATGAAAGCACGCTAGAAAACGCCATGCACCAAATCATTGAAGAAGAAAAGATTAAAGCGGGCCATTTCATGCAGCCTTTAAGATTGGCCCTTTTGGGCAAGGGGGGCGGGATAGGCCTTAAAGAAGCGCTTTTTATTTTAGGCAAAACAGAGAGCGTCAAAAGGATAGAGGCATTTTTGAAAAGCTAA
- the hopJ gene encoding Hop family outer membrane protein HopJ/HopK, whose protein sequence is MQFQKTLSSLSLLFLSLSLSYCIAEENGAYASVGFEYSISHAVEHNNPFLNQERIQTISNAQNQINKLNQVKNEITNMPNTFNYINNALKNNAKLTPTEKQAETYYLQSTLQNIEKIMMLSGGVASNLKLAQALENMKKPTTNPLELVENLKNLELQFTQSQNNMLSSLSSQIAQISNSLNALDPNSYSKNVSSMYGVGLSVGYKHFFTKKKNQGFRYYLFYDYGYTNFGFVGNGFDGLGKMNNHLYGLGIDYLFNFIDNAQKHSSVGFYAGFALAGSSWVGSGLGMWVSQMDFINNYLTGYQAKMHTSFFQIPLNFGVRVNVDRHNGFEMGLKIPLAVNSFYETHGKGLNTSLFFKRLVMFNVSYVYSF, encoded by the coding sequence ATGCAATTTCAAAAAACCTTATCTTCTTTATCTTTATTATTTTTATCTCTATCTTTATCTTATTGTATCGCTGAAGAAAATGGGGCGTATGCGAGCGTGGGTTTTGAATATTCCATCAGTCATGCCGTTGAACACAATAACCCCTTTTTGAATCAAGAACGCATCCAAACGATCTCTAACGCTCAAAATCAAATCAATAAACTCAATCAAGTCAAAAACGAAATCACAAACATGCCCAACACCTTTAACTACATCAACAACGCTTTAAAAAACAATGCTAAACTAACCCCCACTGAAAAGCAAGCCGAAACCTACTACCTGCAATCCACGCTTCAAAACATTGAAAAAATAATGATGCTTAGCGGGGGCGTTGCGTCTAACCTTAAATTAGCCCAAGCGTTAGAAAACATGAAAAAACCCACCACTAACCCTTTAGAATTGGTAGAAAACTTAAAAAATTTAGAATTACAATTCACCCAATCTCAAAACAACATGCTTTCTTCTTTGTCTTCTCAGATCGCTCAAATTTCAAATTCCTTAAACGCGCTTGATCCTAACTCTTATTCTAAAAACGTTTCAAGCATGTATGGGGTAGGTTTGAGCGTAGGGTATAAGCATTTCTTTACCAAGAAAAAAAATCAAGGGTTTCGCTATTACTTGTTCTATGACTATGGTTACACTAATTTTGGTTTTGTGGGTAATGGCTTTGATGGTTTAGGCAAAATGAATAACCACCTCTATGGGCTTGGCATAGATTATCTTTTCAATTTCATTGATAACGCACAAAAACATTCGAGCGTGGGGTTTTATGCGGGTTTTGCTTTAGCGGGGAGTTCGTGGGTAGGGAGTGGTTTAGGCATGTGGGTGAGTCAAATGGATTTCATCAACAACTACTTGACGGGTTATCAGGCTAAAATGCACACGAGTTTTTTCCAAATCCCTTTGAATTTTGGGGTTCGTGTGAATGTGGATAGGCACAATGGCTTTGAAATGGGCTTAAAGATCCCTTTAGCGGTCAATTCCTTTTATGAAACGCATGGCAAAGGGTTAAATACCTCTCTCTTTTTCAAACGCCTTGTCATGTTTAACGTGAGTTACGTTTATAGTTTTTAG
- a CDS encoding glycosyltransferase family 9 protein has product MRIACLLALGDNLITLSLLKEIALKQQQPLKILGTRLTLKIAKLLECEKHFEIIPVFENVPAFYDLKKQGVFLAMKDFLWLLKALKKHKIKHLILEKQDFRSFLLSQFIPITTPNKEIKNVYQNRQELFSQIYGHVFDNPPYPMNLKNPKKILINPFTRENDRNISLEHLKIVLKLLKPFCVTLLDFEERYAFLQDEVTHYRAKTSLEEVKNLILESDLYIGGDSFLIHLAYYLKKNYFIFFYRDNDDFMPPNSGNENFLKAHKSHFIEQDLAKKFRHLGLL; this is encoded by the coding sequence ATGCGCATCGCTTGTCTTTTAGCTTTAGGGGATAACCTCATCACGCTTAGCCTTTTAAAAGAAATCGCTCTCAAACAGCAACAACCCCTTAAAATCCTAGGCACTCGTTTGACTTTAAAAATCGCCAAGCTTTTAGAATGCGAAAAACATTTTGAAATCATTCCTGTTTTTGAAAATGTCCCCGCTTTTTATGATCTTAAAAAACAAGGCGTTTTTTTGGCGATGAAGGATTTTTTATGGTTATTAAAAGCGCTTAAGAAGCACAAAATCAAACATTTGATTTTAGAAAAACAAGATTTTAGAAGTTTTCTTTTATCCCAATTCATTCCCATAACCACTCCAAATAAAGAAATTAAAAACGTTTATCAAAACCGCCAGGAGTTGTTTTCTCAAATTTATGGGCATGTTTTTGATAACCCTCCATATCCCATGAATTTAAAAAACCCCAAAAAGATTTTGATCAACCCTTTCACAAGAGAAAATGATAGGAATATTTCTTTAGAGCATTTAAAAATCGTTTTAAAACTTTTAAAGCCCTTTTGTGTTACGCTTTTAGATTTTGAAGAACGATACGCTTTTTTACAAGATGAAGTTACTCATTATCGCGCTAAAACCAGTTTAGAAGAAGTTAAAAACCTGATTTTAGAAAGCGATTTGTATATAGGGGGGGATTCGTTTTTAATCCATTTGGCTTACTATTTAAAGAAAAATTATTTTATCTTTTTTTATAGGGATAATGACGATTTCATGCCACCTAATAGTGGGAATGAGAATTTTCTAAAAGCCCATAAAAGCCATTTCATAGAACAGGATTTAGCCAAAAAATTCCGCCATTTGGGGCTATTATAA
- the typA gene encoding translational GTPase TypA translates to MKNIRNIAVIAHVDHGKTTLVDGLLSQSGTFSEREKVDERVMDSNDLEKERGITILSKNTAIYYKDTKINIIDTPGHADFGGEVERVLKMVDGVLLLVDAQEGVMPQTKFVVKKALSFGICPIVVVNKIDKPAAEPDRVVDEVFDLFVAMGASDKQLDFPVVYAAARDGYAMKSLDDEKKNLEPLFETILEHVPSPSGSVDEPLQMQIFTLDYDNYVGKIGIARVFNGSVKKNESVLLMKSDGSKENGRITKLIGFLGLARTEIENAYAGDIVALAGFNAMDVGDSVVDPTNPMPLDPMHLEEPTMSVYFAVNDSPLAGLEGKHVTANKLKDRLLKEMQTNIAMKCEEMGEGKFKVSGRGELQITILAENLRREGFEFSISRPEVIIKEENGVKCEPFEHLVIDTPQDFSGAIIERLGKRKAEMKAMNPMSDGYTRLEFEIPARGLIGYRSEFLTDTKGEGVMNHSFLEFRPFSGSVESRKNGALISMENGEATAFSLFNIQERGALFINPQTKVYVGMVIGEHSRDNDLDVNPIKSKHLTNMRASGSDDAIKLTPPRTMVLERALEWIEEDEILEVTPLNLRIRKKILDPNMRKRAKK, encoded by the coding sequence ATGAAAAATATTAGAAATATCGCTGTAATCGCGCATGTTGATCATGGGAAAACCACTCTGGTAGATGGCTTACTTTCTCAATCTGGCACATTTAGTGAGAGGGAAAAAGTGGATGAAAGGGTGATGGATAGCAACGATTTAGAGAAAGAAAGAGGGATCACTATCCTGTCTAAAAACACCGCTATTTATTACAAAGACACTAAAATCAATATCATTGACACTCCCGGGCATGCTGATTTTGGGGGCGAAGTGGAGCGCGTTTTAAAAATGGTGGATGGGGTGTTGCTTTTAGTGGACGCTCAAGAAGGGGTCATGCCTCAAACTAAATTCGTGGTTAAAAAGGCTTTGAGTTTTGGGATTTGCCCTATTGTGGTGGTGAATAAAATTGATAAGCCTGCCGCTGAACCGGACAGAGTGGTGGATGAAGTTTTTGACTTGTTCGTAGCGATGGGGGCTAGCGATAAGCAATTGGATTTCCCTGTGGTGTATGCTGCTGCTAGAGACGGCTATGCGATGAAAAGTTTAGACGATGAAAAGAAAAATTTAGAGCCTTTGTTTGAAACGATTTTAGAGCATGTGCCAAGCCCTAGCGGGAGCGTTGATGAGCCTTTGCAAATGCAAATTTTCACGCTTGATTATGACAATTATGTAGGCAAAATCGGTATCGCTAGAGTGTTTAATGGCTCGGTTAAAAAGAATGAAAGCGTGCTGTTGATGAAAAGCGATGGGAGTAAAGAAAATGGCCGTATCACTAAGCTTATAGGCTTTTTAGGGCTGGCTAGGACTGAGATTGAAAACGCTTATGCGGGCGATATTGTAGCGCTTGCTGGGTTTAACGCAATGGATGTGGGCGATAGCGTCGTTGATCCCACTAACCCCATGCCTTTAGATCCCATGCATTTAGAAGAGCCTACAATGAGCGTGTATTTTGCTGTCAATGATTCGCCCTTAGCCGGGTTAGAAGGAAAGCATGTTACTGCCAATAAATTAAAAGACAGGCTCTTAAAAGAAATGCAAACCAATATCGCTATGAAATGCGAAGAAATGGGCGAAGGCAAGTTTAAAGTGAGCGGGCGTGGGGAATTGCAAATCACTATTTTAGCTGAAAATTTACGCCGTGAAGGATTCGAGTTTAGCATTTCACGCCCTGAAGTCATCATTAAAGAAGAAAATGGCGTTAAATGCGAGCCTTTTGAGCATTTAGTGATTGACACGCCCCAAGATTTTAGCGGGGCTATCATTGAGAGATTGGGCAAAAGAAAAGCCGAAATGAAAGCGATGAATCCCATGAGCGATGGCTATACAAGATTAGAATTTGAAATTCCTGCAAGAGGGCTTATCGGTTACAGGAGCGAGTTTTTAACCGACACTAAGGGCGAAGGCGTGATGAATCATAGCTTTTTGGAATTCCGCCCTTTTAGCGGGAGCGTGGAATCGCGCAAAAATGGGGCGCTCATTAGCATGGAAAATGGCGAAGCGACCGCTTTTTCCCTTTTCAATATCCAAGAAAGAGGCGCGCTTTTTATCAACCCCCAAACGAAGGTTTATGTGGGCATGGTTATTGGCGAACACAGCCGGGATAATGATTTAGATGTCAATCCTATCAAATCCAAGCACTTAACCAACATGAGAGCGAGCGGGAGCGATGATGCGATCAAACTCACCCCGCCTAGGACTATGGTGTTAGAAAGGGCGTTAGAATGGATTGAAGAAGATGAGATTTTAGAAGTTACCCCCTTGAATTTAAGGATCAGAAAAAAGATTTTAGACCCCAACATGAGGAAAAGAGCGAAGAAATAA
- a CDS encoding relaxase/mobilization nuclease domain-containing protein: MLDRAILDTKLDSRPMDLSFLDDILKHMQKPRFSDSDKVDKRLLIKFNQFNPNSKFIKSNLVGTKTASPVLIKNIGQMKRSHLENALNYALENSETAYNEMFLECDKQFILESWLNDFDLTKDYNETMHLVFSIKDKPDEETMQGLLHSTWESLKIRLPEYKFALVPHAHQDHAHIHCFINKTNQLTRRRLRFKGHEDCKEFFNELRSEFAYRLNDHLLSEEYLYVNEPKLKELDNIKQQLQDLEKEEKALEQIKSPQDEWDLNKALQSEYLQELKYKNKAKALDIQNNHSTPLKQKISEFKIALFNHKDTSDDEKEQLDIDRIDKRKPVSEHLKNTNKHELYELLGFYQKELDKKQNHSAFKNFAILNGLDRDFERETKGYSVLKKKEMLLNKLEHLDKRLLDKNSHLLLAQLRNEVKTKQNTQYNTLTNPILLAKALELSKDKRPTLKTFKSAYFSARKYQFMLESFKTKQNDPTYKLNDNTYELVSKQLQDYQNTMLLLAKERLLFLEQDLKQKEEEFERAKEHYVKSLKHYRETSLSPKEKQGFLKQIKQFSKISKDILYTCNEIIGANRFLTHYDNLNLEKVLEHAKDTKLEQKEIQAITKEPNNDEPWIEFGKKEQARAKAHYQAMLEKEKAKELAKQQANTLHSNELDDDPKAHVGLKQNDNTNFKGRNR; this comes from the coding sequence ATGCTAGATAGGGCTATATTAGATACTAAGCTAGATAGTCGCCCTATGGACTTATCTTTCTTAGATGATATTTTAAAGCATATGCAAAAGCCTAGATTTAGTGATAGCGATAAAGTAGATAAAAGATTGCTCATTAAGTTCAATCAATTTAACCCTAATTCAAAGTTTATTAAATCTAATCTAGTTGGCACAAAAACAGCTAGTCCTGTGCTTATTAAAAACATAGGGCAAATGAAACGCTCCCACTTAGAAAATGCCCTAAATTATGCTTTAGAAAATAGCGAAACAGCTTACAATGAAATGTTTTTAGAATGCGATAAGCAATTCATCTTAGAGAGTTGGCTCAATGACTTTGATTTGACTAAAGATTATAACGAGACTATGCACTTAGTTTTTTCTATCAAAGATAAGCCAGATGAAGAGACAATGCAAGGGCTTTTACATTCTACTTGGGAGAGCTTAAAAATAAGATTGCCTGAATACAAGTTTGCCCTTGTGCCACACGCTCATCAAGACCATGCCCATATCCATTGTTTTATCAATAAGACTAATCAGCTCACACGAAGAAGACTGCGTTTTAAGGGGCATGAAGATTGTAAAGAATTTTTTAATGAATTAAGAAGTGAGTTTGCTTATAGGTTGAATGACCACTTATTGAGCGAAGAATACTTGTATGTCAATGAGCCAAAACTTAAAGAGCTAGACAATATCAAACAACAATTACAAGACTTGGAAAAAGAAGAAAAAGCCTTAGAACAAATCAAATCCCCACAAGATGAGTGGGACTTAAACAAGGCTTTACAAAGCGAGTATTTACAAGAACTCAAATATAAAAACAAAGCAAAAGCCCTAGACATTCAAAATAACCACAGCACCCCTTTAAAACAAAAGATTTCTGAATTTAAAATCGCTCTGTTTAATCACAAAGACACAAGCGATGACGAAAAAGAACAGCTAGATATTGACAGGATAGATAAGAGAAAACCAGTAAGCGAACACTTAAAAAACACTAACAAACACGAGCTATACGAACTCTTAGGCTTTTATCAAAAAGAATTAGATAAAAAACAAAACCATTCAGCCTTTAAGAATTTTGCTATTCTCAATGGTTTAGACAGAGACTTTGAAAGAGAGACTAAGGGCTATTCTGTTTTAAAGAAAAAAGAAATGCTTTTAAATAAGCTTGAACACCTAGACAAACGCCTTTTAGATAAAAACTCACACTTACTATTAGCCCAGCTAAGAAATGAAGTTAAAACCAAGCAAAACACCCAATACAACACTCTAACTAATCCTATTCTTTTAGCCAAAGCCTTAGAACTTTCTAAAGATAAACGCCCCACTCTCAAAACTTTTAAAAGCGCTTATTTTAGTGCTAGAAAATATCAATTCATGCTAGAGAGCTTTAAAACTAAGCAAAATGACCCCACTTACAAGCTTAATGATAACACTTATGAGCTAGTGAGTAAGCAACTACAAGACTATCAAAACACCATGCTTTTATTAGCCAAAGAGAGATTACTTTTTTTAGAACAAGATTTAAAACAAAAAGAAGAAGAGTTTGAAAGAGCCAAAGAACATTATGTGAAATCTTTAAAACATTATAGAGAAACTTCATTGTCTCCAAAAGAAAAACAAGGCTTTCTCAAACAAATTAAACAATTTTCTAAAATTTCTAAGGATATTCTCTATACTTGTAATGAAATCATAGGAGCTAATAGGTTTTTAACCCACTATGACAACCTAAACCTTGAAAAAGTCCTAGAACACGCTAAAGATACTAAGCTAGAGCAAAAAGAAATTCAAGCTATCACAAAAGAGCCTAATAACGATGAGCCTTGGATTGAGTTTGGTAAAAAAGAACAAGCTAGAGCTAAAGCACACTATCAAGCTATGCTAGAAAAAGAAAAAGCTAAAGAATTAGCTAAACAACAAGCTAACACCTTGCACTCTAATGAGCTTGATGATGACCCTAAAGCTCATGTTGGATTAAAACAAAATGACAACACAAACTTTAAAGGGCGTAATAGATAA
- a CDS encoding nucleotidyl transferase AbiEii/AbiGii toxin family protein produces the protein MFFLSIPINEKSLSFIKNNFQAQIQALEQFYPIIKNALNLGLNPSSIKFGGGTALSMYYFQHRLSFDIDLFVNDAQCLGFFSPKLWIDNCSHFDSTRYIDQHNHIGVTNKDNIKIDVLVDYASNEGYVDNSKKIFAFDIYIESLENIIAKKITFRKTDNKTRDIFDIAVALHNDNNLFDKLLSSQKITKQDLLTLQNSLQELDKKRYSIETDMVEPISHYKDLSLNAYDFLIDKIDQIKTATYSNSHDNADDLDNSNEYTPTPKRRR, from the coding sequence ATGTTCTTTCTATCAATCCCTATCAATGAAAAGAGCCTTAGTTTTATCAAAAACAACTTTCAAGCTCAAATTCAAGCCCTAGAACAATTTTATCCCATTATTAAAAATGCTTTGAATTTAGGGCTTAATCCTAGTAGTATTAAGTTTGGAGGAGGCACAGCTTTGAGCATGTATTACTTCCAGCATAGATTAAGCTTTGATATTGATTTGTTTGTCAATGATGCTCAATGTTTGGGATTTTTTAGCCCTAAATTATGGATAGATAATTGCAGTCATTTTGATAGCACAAGATACATAGACCAACATAATCATATAGGCGTAACGAATAAAGACAACATTAAAATAGATGTTTTAGTGGATTATGCTAGTAATGAGGGATATGTAGATAATTCTAAAAAGATTTTTGCTTTTGATATTTATATAGAAAGTTTAGAAAATATTATCGCTAAAAAGATTACTTTTAGAAAAACTGATAATAAAACAAGAGATATTTTTGATATAGCAGTGGCTTTGCATAATGACAATAATTTATTTGACAAGCTTTTAAGTTCTCAAAAAATAACTAAGCAAGACTTACTAACTCTTCAAAATTCTTTGCAAGAGTTAGATAAAAAGCGTTATAGCATAGAAACAGATATGGTAGAACCCATTTCACACTATAAAGACCTTTCTTTAAATGCTTATGATTTTTTAATAGACAAAATAGACCAAATTAAAACAGCGACTTACTCAAATTCCCATGACAACGCAGATGATTTAGACAATTCCAATGAATACACCCCCACACCTAAGCGTAGACGATAA
- a CDS encoding type IV secretion system protein encodes MNIFDTLMGMFVEPSQKVAKSLAEHVGSFFHAQLILNTIITILFIIWAYKRVKEGDMFEFKTAMGVVVFIVFVGFINWGIRNPNDFNTYFINTIFYPAEKLAILIAQSLNDGLEIPTNANASPSETFNIGNLVSSAYAMIVNLWDNAFDGISMFNWLTMIPKIIMFLLVILGELLFLGLLLIIVLLVTAEIFMWSALGLIVLPLGLIPQTKGMLFSYLKKLISLTLYKPCMMLVAFFNYGIIYKANALIPTKHEVTQGFYGNADKMANEGKIIDAFGNVLKGDWNSYIAHSSIVGFLTIIVLGSVICFFLVKRVPDFINNIFGTSGGVGAVTEMMQKIGMTIGGAVFGGSAVMVANQVKQAYQSAGGGLAGLQAGAKALGLAGLSGGANAVNARSAKAGVRHFVASVKSGFGFDNDKNNK; translated from the coding sequence ATGAATATTTTTGACACCCTTATGGGCATGTTTGTTGAGCCATCTCAAAAAGTAGCCAAAAGTCTTGCTGAACATGTGGGTAGCTTTTTTCATGCACAACTCATTTTAAACACCATTATTACTATTTTATTTATAATATGGGCGTATAAGCGTGTGAAAGAGGGCGATATGTTTGAGTTTAAAACCGCTATGGGAGTGGTTGTATTCATCGTGTTTGTGGGGTTTATCAATTGGGGGATTAGAAATCCTAATGATTTTAACACCTACTTCATTAACACGATATTTTATCCAGCTGAAAAGCTTGCTATACTTATCGCTCAAAGCTTAAATGATGGCTTAGAAATTCCTACCAATGCTAATGCTAGTCCTAGTGAAACCTTTAATATAGGCAATCTAGTTTCAAGTGCTTATGCAATGATAGTTAATCTGTGGGATAATGCTTTTGATGGTATTAGCATGTTTAATTGGCTCACAATGATACCTAAAATAATCATGTTTCTTTTAGTGATTTTAGGGGAATTATTGTTTTTAGGCTTATTGCTTATTATTGTGTTATTAGTTACAGCAGAAATTTTTATGTGGTCAGCATTAGGTTTAATTGTATTGCCTTTAGGTTTAATCCCCCAAACCAAAGGCATGTTATTTAGCTATCTTAAAAAGCTCATTTCCCTTACTCTTTATAAACCTTGTATGATGTTAGTAGCTTTTTTTAATTATGGAATAATCTATAAAGCCAATGCTTTAATCCCCACTAAACACGAAGTCACACAAGGCTTTTATGGCAATGCGGATAAAATGGCAAATGAGGGAAAAATTATTGATGCCTTTGGCAATGTCTTAAAAGGAGATTGGAACTCTTATATAGCCCATAGTTCTATTGTAGGCTTTTTAACCATTATTGTTTTAGGTTCTGTGATTTGTTTCTTTCTAGTCAAACGAGTGCCTGATTTTATCAATAATATCTTTGGCACAAGTGGAGGCGTGGGGGCAGTAACAGAAATGATGCAAAAAATTGGCATGACAATAGGCGGAGCTGTATTTGGGGGTAGTGCAGTTATGGTTGCTAATCAAGTTAAGCAAGCCTATCAGAGTGCTGGGGGCGGACTAGCAGGACTTCAAGCTGGAGCTAAAGCTCTTGGACTTGCTGGACTAAGTGGAGGGGCAAATGCTGTAAATGCAAGAAGTGCTAAAGCTGGTGTGAGACACTTTGTAGCAAGTGTTAAAAGTGGCTTTGGATTTGATAATGATAAAAATAACAAATGA